The following coding sequences lie in one Caretta caretta isolate rCarCar2 chromosome 28, rCarCar1.hap1, whole genome shotgun sequence genomic window:
- the LOC142070315 gene encoding uncharacterized protein LOC142070315, translating into MVSENEEEPQQEDAERVEAHGMLSGRSKGNDSGSCARPEKTKACESQQRPEENFGSQSDLITRERMNLEGTRYTCLECGKSFKGSSDLLTHQRIHTGEKPYACCVCGKCFKRSSHLIAHKRIHTGEKPYGCPECGKHFKQSSYLITHRKIHTGEKPYGCPECGKHFKQSSHLITHRKIHTGEKPYGCPECGKHFKQSSHLITHRKIHTGEKPYGCPECGKHFIDSSSLLSHQQIHTGERPYTCSECGKSFNQRSTLITHQRTHTGETPYMCSECGKSFNRSSVLTTHRRIHTGEKPYGCSECGRSFNQRSTLIRHQKIHIGVICNKCLN; encoded by the coding sequence ATGGtgagtgaaaatgaggaggaaccccagcaggaagatgctgagcgagtagaagcccatgggatgttgtcaggaaggtccaaagggaatgattctgggagctgtgcacgcccagaaaaaacaaaagcctgtgagagtcagcagaggccagaggaaaacttcggtagccagtcagaccttattacacgtgagagaatgaacttggaaggaacacgctacacatgcctcgagtgtgggaaaagcttcaaagggagctcggaccttctcacacatcagagaatccacacgggtgagaaaccttacgcatgctgtgtgtgtgggaaatgcttcaagcggagctcgcatctcattgcacataagagaatccacacaggtgagaaaccttatggatgccctgagtgtgggaaacacttcaagcagagctcataccttattacacatcggaaaatccacacgggtgagaaaccttacggatgccctgagtgtgggaaacacttcaagcagagctcacaccttattacacatcggaaaatccacacgggtgagaaaccttatggatgccctgagtgtgggaaacacttcaagcagagctcacacctaattacacatcggaaaatccacacgggtgagaaaccttatggatgccctgagtgtgggaagcacttcattgacagttcatccctcctctcacatcagcaaatccacacaggggagaggccctacacatgctctgagtgcgggaaaagcttcaatcagcgctcaaccctaatcacacatcagagaacgcacacaggagagaccccctacatgtgctctgagtgcgggaaaagctttaatcggagctctgtactgaccacacatagaagaatccacacaggtgagaagccttatggatgctctgagtgtgggagaagcttcaatcagcgctcaacccttattagacatcagaaaatccacataggagtcatctgtaacaaatgccttaactag